The nucleotide window atttcagagtgccatgaacgGACTGTCTGTCcggtgcgcctgtcactgcaggtgcattcaaggaccgttgtaaatgtgcaatacagccctttcatggcatttttctgtgagtcaagagaatcaaaatacagtcacagtggtcacatcaagaatgttttctttttaattttttgtaggGACagactgaattatttaacttaagatattacacaagcaaaagtgttaaaagagtgaaatgttgacgattttaacacttggtataaccctgataccaatatctgatcgactacatgaattatttaaagagtgaaaatgtttcggcacaaatcaaagactaaaatgttttatgtttctgtcgactaaaactagactaaaactataaaggcctgaaaagactaaaatgtgactaaaactaacaggcattttcatctaaagactaagacaaagactaaatctaaaacagccgccaaaattattattattattattaattaagaGGATACAAACACACTGAGCTTAACTTCGGAACCAGACAAATAATATATCATGTGGATGCAGTTTAGGAACAGGAGAAagccatttgtttttgtattgtgtTCACACGATTTAAGTGTAAATCTGGAGTACTTATGGCAGGACAGTTGTGACAAAATACCTCCCATACTGTGGGCCACCCAGACCAGAGGCCTCTCTCCAACACCTGCCTGCTTTAACTTCTTCAGTAGCTCTGCACTTCTGTGGGCCAAAGACTTCCTGAAGAGACAAAAGTAAAGAGTGAATCCCCACTTTACTTAATGAGAGTCAGTTTGAGTTGTTCATAATGACTACTGGAGCATATGGAATAATAAATCATGTTATGTCAAAAAGAAGAGTAAGTAGCTTTAAAGGGTCATTATGTGGGGTAAGTTCTGCAGAGTATTACAGTGATTACAATAACTCAGCAATAAATGAGttaagcaaaataaaatgtatctctTAAGTTGCAGAATTAACATAATTTATCCAATAAATGGACAGCCCTGTAATATTCTGTTGTTTAAATCAAGCAGACAGATGCAGAAACTACAGACTCCTTACCTCTGATTCTCAGCAGGACACTTGGCCATCCAGTCACTGAGGTGACTGTCATACTCCACCGACAGTATTCTAAGATTCGGACAGTCAGCAGCCAACCATGACTGAAAAGAAGAAGGacacagcaaagaaaagaaagtttacaaaagatgaatcaaaatctgcaTGAGATGGAGCAAACGAAACATCTTTCCAAAtcaaattatttcattattttgggGAACACGCTAAGCAGCATAATGAGATCCATAACATTCAGCAGGGATTATAGGGGATTTTGCACCTTTGGCCAGCACTCTGAGTAATCATCCTCGCTTTCCGCCCCCCTCTCACTCTCGTCCTCTAAAGTATCACGGTCCTTCTGCCTCCATGTCTTAAAAGCTGCTCCCAAGATCCCATGGATGAAGAGCACGTCTGCTTTGATTGGCTGGCTAGAAACATACACATTGTGTAAGGTACTGTAAGTGTTGGTTTACTTGTGAATTTAAATATAATCAAAGACATTATGAAAGCTAAGTAAttcaataattattttcctacttGCCACGCGTTTGTGGGTGCAGGATATAAACACCATCCTGATATTTCTCCTTCACTGCCTCCCTGTCCAGGTTGGCCAGAGCGCGTGCTGCATGAGACGCCTGCATGACATGAGGAGACTGCATCATCTCAGCCAGGACAGACACCCAGCCTGAAGGTGTTAGAAAGGTAggggagaaaaaagaacaagaccAGATTGTTTATACTCTCTTTTTTTGATTGATAGATTTTGGAACAACCTTTAAAAGAGAGTTTATATTACTAAATCAATTTGTGTTGGTGAATAAATAATCTGTAGATTTAGCAGGCCCATGGAAGGTTCACCCATTAAAGAATAAACATGACCTTAACCTTCTGGAGGAGTTAAATGAGTTGCAGACTTACCAGACTGAGCTATGGCCTGGTGAACACCCTCATTGAGAGCCAAATTTCCTATAATACGAACAATGTTCCTCTGAATCTTCAGGGAGTCTCTACGGAGCTGATAAACcctctggaggagctgcagaccCCCGTTGGCAACAATGTGGTCACAGTGACTTTGGACCTGCAGACGAGATGTTCAGAGCCTCATGGGTAAGTCAAATTCATTCACGTTGGTATTCAGGTGTATGCTGATAAGTTAATTGTTATCAATACCTTTGAGTGCTGTACCAGTGCCTGTAAACAGAAGGATTCCACTTTTTCAGAGGGGACAGAAGTGAGGCTCTGGGCATAAGGCAGTCCATTACCTCCAAAACACCATAATCCACCCTACAATGTAGAAGGATAGTTTTATAAATTTCAGGGTTTAGAAGTATAACCCAtcacaacatcaacatcaatcATTgttgaacaacaaaaacaacaaaaacatagaAATGCTTGTCTACACCTCTTTTCATTCCAATTACCCGTTGTGCTGCTAAGGACTGGGTGCTCTCTCTGAGAGCCAGTGATGTGAAGTACTGAACACATTTGTCCACCTCAGACTGAGGCAGAGACCCCAGGAGCTGCCTTAGTCCGTCTTCTGCAGACAAACCCTGTGAGGAAGTTGACAAATCTttgtttaaaacatatttttctgttAAGGTATTTCAAAGGATCAGTACAGATCGATGCTAGTGTCTCTTTCATATTAACAGCTTTACATGTAAGAGCTTATTCCTTCACTCAGAGCATAAGACATACGATGTTTCAGAGGTAATACAGATGTGGAGATGATCTGGATGAGCTGCCAGTacgttttagaattgattttaagattctattggttacttttaaagctctgctAGGTCTCAGCCCCGGTTTTATCTCTGACCTTTTACCAATCTGTGATCCTCGGGCAAAGAGCTGTTGTCAGTCCCACAAACTCGTCTTAAAACAAGGGGGGACAAGGCGTTTGTAGTCCGGGCCCCACAGCTGTGGAACGAACTGCCGGAGGAAATTAGGTTGGCGGACTCAGTGCTCTCTTTTAAATCATTGCTCAAAACGTTCTTTTATCGgagagcatttcctgattttatttgatcaaggTGTCTTGCAGagggtcctgcttttattttgcttttactttgtttttctgtttttatgacttCATGTTCTTTCAATAGGGATAACACTTGCACTGTCTGTATggctttttaaaatgctctttattttgcacatgttcTTGAGGcattgttaagcactttgtaacatagttttagaaaagtgctctataaataaagataattattatattattatctaTGTGAGAAGATGTCATACTCACGTCCTCTGGGACCGGCAGTGCAGGTGAGCGTAGAAAGAATCGAAGGTCTACCTGGGGTGTCCGGGCCAGACCCACTGCTGTTCTCTGGTCTATAACCTGGGCTGCAGTCTGGTACTGGTAGTCTGCATTATTGGCAACATTTGTGAAGTAATCCAAACTCACTTGTCATATTTGTATCATACTTCAAACCTGAATTAATATGtatatatcatttttaatttaccGTGCCAGTGGTGATTGTCTGCAAGCTCCTGTACAGCCTGCAATCTGATGGCTTTATTGGCTGATAGTGTCCTCTTCAGTAAGACCCATAATGCCACCTCATGTGGGTCTGCATCCACATGGGTAAAGTGTTcttcaacaaacaaagacaaaacaggtCAACTGGACTGAACAGAGCAAAGTGGACAAAGAGTGCTACAAATGTGCATTTATGCCTCAAAGCACTGCTGTTCAGCTATACTAGTCTCTACTACTGTTTGTCTACAGCACCACTGCAAGTCTGCACATCAGCTAAGTTACAAACCTGGTGGTTTCAAACCACGTGGCACCAACTTGGCAGCTATTATTATTCAAGAATGAAGACATGCATTTGTTAGAGTTGTTATGGGAATTTAAAATCTGTTGCATACTTCTATCATCTTAACAccttacatttatattaaaaagtTAGCAAAACAAAGTTGAAAtaagatgaagaaaacaatcATACAGGTCAGTCACTGAACAATATACACAGTTATACCCTGTGTGATGTTCAAAACAGGAAGTGCAACAAAAAGCAGGTGTTTCCTCATCACATGAAAATTACGGCCCAACTGTACTTTTCTAAGAATAAATATTTGTGCTTCTACAAGCAACACAATTTCTGCTCTCTAGTCTCAGAAGCATGAAAAGGAgtatctctctttccctctgtgcAATGAAGGGGTGAGTTTCAGCTGAACTAGTACTGTTCAGGGGAAGCTTTTGTTTTCTTACCATCTAGTGATTGCAGCAAAAGCCTTGATGACATTTCCAGAAAGCGCCTCGCTGCTTTATGAAGCTCCCTCCTGGCTTTATGTGTGAGCCCTGGAAAATacacagtgtaaaaaaaatatgaaacaagctagatcatcaacatttattttctatgaaAACATTACCATGACGACAAGGGCTATTTAGTGATTATGTGGTACCAGCATAGGTCGGGAGGTAATAACTTCCATTTCAGAAATGAACCTTGAACAGTGGAAGTGAGATCAGTCAACAGACCAACCATAACGTGCAGGAAGGAAAGATATgtgaagggaagggaaggaagaACAGGAAGTGAGAATAGCAGATGTCATTGGGCACCTGGACATGACCAACTCAAGGACTGAATAAAACCACTCAGCATGACTGCAGCTGTCATCCTGCTGATTTGGGAGGTGGGGGAATCTCCAAAACTATACATCCAAAACGATTTAGATGGAAAATATCTTTATTTGAGATGTTTTTGGAATGGACACATGATACTTAGTATGAGTAATTGACATTCAGTACCTGCAGTGAGGTTATCCTTTTCATCTGAAGGAGTGGCTCTCAGATAAATGTAAGACTTGTACTTCTCCTGAAGAATAGCGCTGGTGTCAATGGTCACAGCCTTGTCCAAGGCTACGACTTCATAAGTGATAAACAGGCAGCCCCTATGGAAAGTCAATGAATAAGCGGTGGTATATAAGGATACTTTTCACATGAGTCTGCAGTGGTcatgtacggaagaggattagggccactggaaaaaaaaaaaatgtaaggtcaacattttttttaaatattattattcttagATTGAAGTccaaattctgagattaaagtccgaatcctgagattaaagtcagatttctgacttttttctcagaataataataataataaaaaaagttgaccttaattttttttatttttttccagtggccctaatcctcttcctaAGTCATGGCTGTTACAGACATGACTTAAAATCTTACTGCATTTTTTCAACTCACCCCAAAACAACTGCACCAGTTACTTTGGCAACCTTTCctaaataaagcaaaaaaagcatcatatttttagataaagaGTGGAAGCTGCTCTCATCAAAACAGGAAGGCTGAGCCATGGTTTCAGAATACCTATGTTGTGAGGAaagacagccaatcatgtcacatAACTTACTTAAATCTTTCCACTGGAGCACCTTCTTCACTCCAGATGACCCAGCTGTGCTCAGTCTCCGACAACGGATCCAACGTAGAGCTGCCACAGACATTCTCCGCCTGCATGTAGTATGTAGCAGCTAAGTTAACCAGACCACTATAgagagatatactttatttcagacccataggcccatatcagcacaagagtaatataaaagactttaaataagtaaaatacatgtccagcaaGAAATACAAAGATCATATGACAACAGTTTACActttcattttgattaaagcataaaaaggcatttgttccagtgtttccaaaagcaagaaaaatactttgtgtcacttaatgtgggctgagtgagctcccttcaaatttcattttctgaatcagctaagCGACACATTTATACATGAAATGTCTTAGTACAGCAAGAAATATAGGGGCATTGTTTGATGCAAACATAAAACTTGCACTGGTCTATCTTGGTAGTTTAAGGAAGATTCAATATGCATCATTATATGTTACCTGAAGCTTTTACATTTTAGCTCTACTGTAACTGCACCACAAATGGGCAGAATAAAGAGGAAGCtttaaaaagctctgttttaacattatctgtgcACATTGGAAATTTACGTGCCAGCATATTAGCCTGTGCATAAAGTTCACAACACTGTCGCtgcagatcatcatcatcatcatcatcatcatcacataaGTCATTTCTGATAATGTGCCACAGATATTTGATCCGAGATacagaaaaggaaagttttGCTTCTGATCATCCTTGGCTTTCGCAATCATTATAACACTCTTTTTGCTGTTGAATTTGATATCATGCTGCacatccagtggtggacaataacaaagtaaatttactggagtactgtacttaagtacattttttgagtatgtgtactttacttaagtattattttttgggggaacttattactttcactccactacattcagaagacaattattgtactctttactccactacatttctatcagtgctctagttactcactactttagctttttagtcagctcatgaatttccttctcttttctgaaatctgatccctaagacagtaaaatgtgtttgggtAGTTCTGTTCGTCTCAGTTGTTTAGttatacctgtatatcgtgcgtctccacagttgaacatggagcaaacacagagcagttcatttagaggtgggaatgatggccatatcttcatttttgaaatgaagaatgatacgtatcgtttgaaatgttctccctgtttcccactctgcccaaacattcaaacattcacagtccaacctgagaaagtgtgttgagctacgtaacatttgtttcattccagatgaacatttcaaactaagttgtctgtgcttggagtaacttagtttctgtttttattccatggtatagtttttagagatttcaagtaatggtttctagataaacataatgtaacagaatgtacgcCTATATATTCTTGAATACACttgtgtattttaaaaatacaacattttagagatattttaaaaagtaatttgaatacttaagtatttttaaaagcaagtacttcagtattttaactcaagtaataatttgacagaacaactttcacttgtgttggagtaatatttgacatggaggatctatactttgacttaagtaatgaagctgtgtactttgtccaccactgtgcaCATCATAGCTAGAGCATATTCTGAGCAGTTGCTGTAGTCCAGCACTGTAGGGGGACAGGATGACTAGCATACATCAGATGATTAACCAGTTTTACAAGCTTTTAGCTGTTCAGAAAGATTGTCCAAGTACAAGTTAAAAGGGAGAGGTGACAGAATTCCACCTGGTCTGTCCCCATTAGTCACAAATACTAATACTTTGAACTAGCACTTAGGTCTGTCTCGCACATGATGAAGTCAGACGTGCGAGCAGTGCCTTATTTCCCTTCTTTACTGCCAACATTAAACAACTTTTGACATAAACTGTGACATAATGTAACtcagtgataaaaaaaacacacatctgactTAGCTACTGTTGGCTAACACGGCTGCAGCTAGCTTGTGACAGTCACTTCATCTGCCTGTCACACCAACCCTTTACTCCAGTTTGTTATTGCACATAAACAAGCATTGTGACCCACAAAACGCTGACATTAACATAAACACCTGAGTAATGTTGTCACACCTTCTCCAGCTGAAGTGACCGCTGGCTAACACACACTTAGCTTAGAGCTAACCGCTAGCTTGAAAGTGAACACTAACCCAGCCGTCTGGATGAGCTATCTTCTGAGGTTAACATTTTCTTGACATTACCTTAATAATCGGTTCACTAACTAGAAGACTGCTGAGATGTTCCCCCTGGTGTGACACTGCGGCGCCCCGGTGTCCATAAACATAACACAACCTTGTCCCACAATTAGTACGTCATCAGCCAGAGCTCACGTGCTCAGAGAGAAGGTAAAAACAAAGCACTGTCCTAAAGTGACTGAAGGAATGCTGCAGACAGGTGTGTAAAAAGCAGTCAAATATAATGATTTCTGTTGTTTGGGGTGAATCTTACATGTCTTACTTCAGACATAGACatagaaatacaaatacaatactcTGCCTGCTTTTTCTTTGACTTGCATGTAGGGATGACAACTTTCTCaatactaaataagggacaggtgcacggtgccatggtggtgtgggCATGATGTGTGAGTTCagtgtatattcatattctgattcaactggaaatgcagaaagtgtgtatattccctttacaGTATtcccttactgtatcattatgtaacctcatatgaataaacctcaaagaaaccacagtttggctctttagataaaaaaacaggcaaaataagaattaaatgcaaaagaggagtatgactcaccaaatttactttttccatggatactttttgctgctcttgactgactcaa belongs to Notolabrus celidotus isolate fNotCel1 chromosome 13, fNotCel1.pri, whole genome shotgun sequence and includes:
- the serac1 gene encoding protein SERAC1; the encoded protein is MSVAALRWIRCRRLSTAGSSGVKKVLQWKDLRKVAKVTGAVVLGGCLFITYEVVALDKAVTIDTSAILQEKYKSYIYLRATPSDEKDNLTAGLTHKARRELHKAARRFLEMSSRLLLQSLDEHFTHVDADPHEVALWVLLKRTLSANKAIRLQAVQELADNHHWHDYQYQTAAQVIDQRTAVGLARTPQVDLRFFLRSPALPVPEDGLSAEDGLRQLLGSLPQSEVDKCVQYFTSLALRESTQSLAAQRGGLWCFGGNGLPYAQSLTSVPSEKVESFCLQALVQHSKVQSHCDHIVANGGLQLLQRVYQLRRDSLKIQRNIVRIIGNLALNEGVHQAIAQSGWVSVLAEMMQSPHVMQASHAARALANLDREAVKEKYQDGVYILHPQTRGNQPIKADVLFIHGILGAAFKTWRQKDRDTLEDESERGAESEDDYSECWPKSWLAADCPNLRILSVEYDSHLSDWMAKCPAENQRKSLAHRSAELLKKLKQAGVGERPLVWVAHSMGGLLVKKMLLDAVEDPDMHSLLKNTKGILFYSVPHHGTFMAEYSVSVRYLLFPSIEVRELCKDSPALRNLNENFLNMAKEKEIKVLSFAETLPTNIGPMVKILVVPQQSANLGIGELIEVDVDHLNICKPEKKDSFLYKRSLKFIMEALQSYISH